The Gemmatimonadota bacterium genomic sequence CCGAGTTCCTCAAGGTCGACCTGGCCAACGTGACCGTGCACGTGACGTTGTTAGGCGGCGGCTTCGGACGAAAGAGCAAGCCCGACTTCATCTGTGAGGCGGCCTTCCTGGCGCGCGCCGTCGGCGCCCCGGTGCGCGTGCAGTGGACGCGCGAGGACGACCTGCAGCACTCGTACTACCACAGCGTTGCCGCGCATCGCCTGGAGGCGGCGCTCGATGCCAGTGGCAAGGTCAGCGCCTGGCTGCACCGCTCGGCGTACCCGGCCATCGCCTCGGTCTTTGCGCCCAACGTCCCCGGGCCCAGCGCCGATGAGCTGACCAACGGGGCGAGTGACATCCCGTTCGACATCCCCAACATGAGCGTCGAGGCGTGCCCGGCGGTGGCCATGGCACGCATTGGCTGGTATCGCAGCGTGAACGCGATCCATCACGGCTTCGCCATCGGGTCGTTTGTCGACGAGCTCGCGCACGCCGCCAAGCAGGACACGGGCGACTTCCTGTTGCAGCTAATCGGGGCGACCGGCAGGTGGACCTGTCCAAGGCGGGGCTGGTGGCGCCGGCCAGCACTACGGCGCCACTGGACCGACCATCCGCTCGACAGCAGCGGGCGCGCGCCAGGTCGTGCAGCTGGCGATGGACAAGAGCGGGTGGAAGGGAGGCAAGCTCCCGCGCGGCAAGGGGGCGTGGCATCGCCGTCCATCGCAGCTTGTCATATGTGGCGATGGTGGTCGAGGTCGAGGTGCTGCCTGACGGGACCGTGCTGGTGCCCAAGACGACCGTCGCCGTCGACGCCGGGTATGTCGCCAACCCCGATCGTGCCCGGTCTCAGATGGAGGGGGCGCTGATCATGGCGATGAGCAACACGCTGTACAGCGAGATCTCGTTTGCCGAGGGGAAGGTGGTGCAGTCCAACTTCCGCGACTACCAGGTCACGCGCATGCGCGCGGCGCCGCGAGTGGTCGATGTGCACCTCGTCGAGAGCGAGGGGCTTCCGGGTGGCATCGGTGAGCCGGGGGTGCCGCCTGCGGGCGGGGCGCTGGCCAACGCGATCTTTGCGGCGACGGGCGTGCGCGTGCGCGAGCTGCCGGTGGGGAAGCAGCTGGCGGGGTGGCAGAACAAGGCGACGAACGAGGAGGCGTGACGCGCCCCGCGCACGCCTAACGGCACACGGCACCCTTATGATCACCTTCGATCCCATCGGGGTCGTGCGCAGCCCCTTCGCCACCATTGACCAGGTGCCGAAGGGGCTTGGCGCAAAGCACTCGACCGAGGGGGCGCTCGTGCTGCGCCCCGAGCTGGAGGCAGGGCTCACCGACATCGAGGGCTTCTCGCATCTCTATGTGATCTGGGTTTTTGATCGCATCCAGGGTTACGAGCTGATGTCGCGCGCGCGGGCAGACGGGAAGCCGCACGGCGTCTTCGCCACGCGCATGCCCCTGCGCCCCAATCCCATCGGGCTCACCGTCGTCGAACTGCTGGGCCGAGACGGGGCGACGCTCAGGGTGCGCGGCGTCGACATGCTCGACGGGTCGCCGATTCTCGACATCAAGCCGTACCAGTCGAGCATCCCCGTGGAGCAGCTCAGGCGCGGGTGGCTGGCGGACGCGGAGGCGGCGAAGGCGCGAGAGTCGCAAACCATCGAAGCGCGGGGCGGGACGTAGCACACACAGGCACCGCTCCTTCCGAACGTCCGGGGCGTTACGTAGAGCGGTGGGCACTGTGCTAAGTCTGGTCCTCGAGAAACTCCGCGTCCGCTCGATCCCCGGGTCCGGTCTGTCGCGCGCTTGTTCCTGATGAGGTCTTCCCGGGAGATCATCCACACGGGTTCACCGTCCAGCGATGCTGCCACGCGTCGTGTCCAGGCCTCGGCGAATTCGACGCCGTAGAGCCTAGTCAGCAGGTCCACGCGGTTGGGCGCTCGCCCCAACTGAATGACCCGGTCGTCCGCCTCGAAGTCCGACGCCTCGAGGGCGAGTTCAGCGAAGCCGAACTCGCGCAAAGCCGCCACAATGCGGATGCCGTTGGCGCGGTCCGGTCGCACGAAGAGGTCCAGATCTTCCGTGAGCCCGGGACGCCCGTGAAACGCGACGGCGTGCCCGCCGACCACGAGAAACTCAGCGCCGTGTGAACGCAACAACGCGAGTAACTCGAGCAAGTCCTTGTCCAGCTTCACCAAAGGCCTCCCGGTAGCGAGCGTGTAGCTCCAAGGCGCGATCGAGACGCTCCTGGGGCGAGAGGGGCGGCCCACGCCTGACGGTCCGCGGCGGCGGCGGCGGCGTGAGTGGGAAAGATCTCGATACGGCGCTCCATGCGATGAAATCGAAGCGGTGCCGTGAGCAGGGGTGAGCCGGGGTCACAGCCGGGGTCAGAGCCAACGCGGCAGCCTCTCGTTGGATCTGGCCCCCCCCTTCTCTGCCCAGCTCCGAACATGAGAAGTGCCGCTTCACCGTGCTAGCGGGCGCTTTGCCCGCGTAATCGCGGCCCGGCGAGCGGCGCTGGCGCGGGATCCGGCGCGCCGTGTGCTCGCTGGAATCGGTCTCGCGCGCAACCCGCATAGGCGAGGGGTCATCGCCGGCGGCGCGCCCAGTTCGCGAACGTCCGCCCCGAGTTCGCCCCCGTCCGTCGCCGCACGTTGGGCGGCGACTGCGCCTGAACAAAGTCCATCAGCTGCAATGACTTGCGGACCTGCCTTCACTGGCACGTGCCCTGCCTTCCGTGCGCAGCAACCTGTGCGCAGCGAGGTGGACGGTGAATGGGACACGACTGACGTGGTTTGCGATCGGTACGGCGGTGGTCACTGGCTCGGGCGTGGCGACTTTGGGCAGAAGTGCGTGGTGGGAGTCGCTCGGACACGCGATGGCGCAGGCAGCCCCCGTCGCCGCGATCGATGTGGCCAACTCCGGCTATCCCATCGAGCGAAGCGCCTGCCTGTCAGTCAACCTCGGCGCGAACGCAGCGACCGACTGCGGTGACTTGCGCGTCACGCATCCGCTCTCGAGTGTGCGCGCGTTCGACACGGAGGTGACGCCAACGCTGCTCTACAACAGCCAGTTCGCGCATCCGCGGCTGAGCGTTCCGGTCACCATCACGCAACTCGCCACGACCACGCAGCCGGATAGCGTCGAGCTGCGGCTATGCCGTGCGCCGTACAATGCGCCGCCCGCGGCGTGGACCTGTGTTACCTCGGCGTGGCGCGGAACAGACTGGCCAGCGGGAACGACGGCCGCGCGGCGCGTGACGATCACCGCGGACGCCATCAACGACACGACCGGTGTCTACTCCTACTACGTGAAACCGGCGAACTGGTATGGGTTGACGCGCGTACCGAGGCCGGATTCGATCGTCGGTGGCTACCACCACGTGAACCGCTCCAATAGCCCATACGGCGCGGGCTGGTGGCTTGTGGGTCTCGATCGAGTGAAGAAGTACTACCAGTCGGGCGGAACGACCGCATTGCTCTGGGTCGGTGGCGACGGCAGCACCCGCACCTTCACGGTTGGGCAAGCGATGTACTACGACCGACTCGATTCGATCACCTACGATGCGGCGCAACAGGCCTACGTGCGGCGCCTTCCGGAGGGACGTCGTACGGAGTTCGACCTGCAAGGGCGACACATCCGCACCATCAACCGCTTCGGGCGTGTCACGGTCCTGTCCTATGTGACCACCGCTGATTCGGCGGGTGTCGCCACCATGACATTGCCCTCACCGACCGGCATGTCGTTCGGCTTCAGCTACACCAACGGTCGTCTGGCCGTGGTGACGCCGCCCGCACTGGGCTCCACGGGCATGCAGATTCGGAAGGACACCATCGTCAACACGGCGGGCAACGTCGTGCGCGTTCGCAACGCGAGCGATTCGAGCGTGCAGTTCGCGTACTATGGTGGCACGACCACGCAGTACGTTCTCCGCGAGCGCAAGAGCCGTAGAGCGGTCGCGCAGACCTTTACGTTCGATGCCGCATTCAAGGCGCGATCAGCGAGTGTCGCACCGGGCTTCGGGAGCGGCGTGATCACAACAACCGTAGTCGCTGGAGAGTCACGCGGCCTCCCCCAGAGCGGCTCGCCGGCCGCCGTCGACACCGCACGCGCCTACACCTGGGTCGACGGACCTCGCGCAGTAGCCGACACCTCGGCCCTCTTCCAGGGGCGTTTCGGCGAAGTACGCCGCATGGTCGATCCGATTGGCGCTGTGACACAAGTGCGCGCCGAGGCGTACTTCGACGGGTGGCAGTTCGGGTGGAAGCCGACACGCGTGCGCCGTCCGGGTGGTCACGTGGTGTTCTACGAATGGGACGATCGCGGGAATGTGCTGCGAGTCATCGACTCGACCGGCGTCAACGCGGGCGTTCGCGACACCACGCAGTACGTCTACGAGACGAGTTTCGACCAACTCACGCACGTCATTCCGCCACTCAAGGACACGGTTCGATTCGGCGTCAGCGCGGTGAATGGCCGGCGCGACTGGCAGCAGGACCAACGCGGAATCACGAGCCGCGTGAACTACATCTACAGCAGCTCCTACCCCGAGGAGCTGGTCACGCTCATCCTCCCGGCCATCAACGGTACCTCCGCTTACTACAACTACGGGTACCATGCCACCACGCGCAACAACGTCTCGGAGCAGACGCCCAAGGGCAACGTCACCACACGTTCGCAGGACGCAATCGGGCGTGATACGCTGATCGTCTCTCCGATCGACTCCCTTCCCAGTTCGACACGCCGATTGCGGGAGCGCATCGTCCACACGATCCGGGGTGACATCACCCTCCGCGCAACGTTCTGGACCAACGGCGCGTCGCCGTCCGAGAGCCTCAGCGTCCACACGTACTACGATCCTGATGGGCAGATCGACTCTGTGTCGCGGCGCGGCTATCCGGATTCGGCAGGCGTGGGCACCATGACGACGCGCTGGGGGCGGGACAGCGTCGGCCGCGCCATCTTCGAACAAAGCCCCGACGGTCGACGGGACAGCGTGCGTTTCGATGAAGCCGGCAACGCGGTGAAGCGTTTCTCGCGTCGCTGGGCCAGCAACAACACGGGGGTCGCGCCGGAATCGCTCGCGTACGATGTGCGCAACAAGCTCTCGTGGCGAGTGATCCCGGGCGTCACCTACCCAGCGCGGGCGCAGGGCATCGGGTACAACCCCGGGCCTCCGTATCCCGCATACGTCATTGCACGTGACTCCCTCTTCTACACCTACACGCCAGACGGCGACCTGGCGACGGCGACCAACCGGTATGCACGGGTGAGGCGTGGCTACAGCGTCGCCGGCCGCCTGCTCGCCGACACGCTCGAGATCGCCGACGTGGCCGTCACGACGTTCGCGCAGCACCTGTACGCGACGCAGCACCGCTACGACCGCAACGGGCGCCGGATCGTGCTCAAGGTGCCGTCGCAACTCACGACCAATGGCCAGGACTCGATCCGGTACGGCTACGCCTTCTGGGGGAGCCTGTTGACGCAGGTAGTCGATCCGCAGGGGAACAGCTACACGTACACGTACAACGTGCGCAATGAACCGACGTCGCTCTATTCCCCAACCAGTGCGATGCAGCACGAGTGGCGATACGATGACGACGGGCGGCTCGTGCTCGACAGCGTGCGGGTTACGAGCGGCGCGTTTCCGTACTTCCCCTTCGCGATAGCGCGCAGGAGCGCACTCCGCTACGACGGGCGTGACAAGCTGTTGCGTCTGGCGGGCGGCGTGGGCTCAAAGGACACGTCGGCAACGACGTATTCGGGCCTCGGCTACCTCATCGCCGATAGTCTCGTGCAGCGTGGGATCGGATACACCACGGGAGACAGCGCGCGCTACCGGTCGATCACGCGCTACCGCTACGATGGTCTCGGCAACATCATCCGACGCACCTACGCCGACACGCTCAAGTTCTGGGTACAGGGCCAGCCGTACGTGCGTGCGCCCGTGTACGACTCGAGCTTCGTGACCTATCGCCCTGGCGTCGGCCGAGATACGCTGGACTTCCGCCCCAGCCAAGGTCCGACGAAGATCGTATACGACTCATCCGGCAACGTGGTGTACACGGCTCGGACGGCGGGATACGCCAGCCAGGCGCAGGAGGATCGCGCGTCGTTCTATGACGCGGCGGGGCGACTGGTCGCCGCCGACCGGCGCTACATGAGCAACGACGGTTCTTCCTTCAACCGGAGTGTTCTGGAGGAGTATCGGCATGATGCGCTGGGGCGGCGCGTGTGGGTGCGTGGGCAGCGCGCCTGCTCGGTAGGCGGCGGGCCGATCCCCCCGGCGGAATGCCTGGCGAGTTACATTCGGCGGACGACGTGGGACGGGGCGCAGGAGCTGGCCGAGATCCAGGCGCCGGGCGGGGCAACGGACAACGCTTTCTTCGAGCAGGACGTCGGCGCGTTCACGCTGCCGTACCTGCAGAATCAGGATCGCAACCCGTTCTACGGCCGGGTGCTCTACACGCATGGGGCGGCGCTCGACCAACCGTTGGCGGTGGCGCGCTACGGCTATGTGGATCTGCCGGTGGGGGGCACTCCCACGCCCTGGCCGGACTTCGTGGTGGAGGTGTCGTGGGACCCGCGGGGGCGCGCATCGTTCGGGAGCTATGGGGGGCTCGCGTACAAGCAGCTGTCGTCGGGCGGGACCAAGTGCGTGTGGACCCCGGCGACGAGCGCGCAGCGGTGCGTGCAGTGGGACTGGCCGGGGGCGCGGGCGGCGTACAACCCGCAGCAAGGGGTGGTGCGCTCGAGCTGGATGGGGACGTTGCTGGAGGAGAAACAGGACGGGGCGGGGACGCTGTATCGGCGGAACCGGCAGTACGATCCGACGCGTGGGCGGTTTGCGCAAGAAGATCCCATTGGGCTGGCGGGGGGGCTGAATCTCTATGGGTATGCAAATGGGGATCCCGTCAACTTCTCGGATCCGTTTGGGCTGTGTCCGGAGAGGGATCCGAACTGCAAGGAGTTCACCGGCGCGGATGCGCGAGCAGTATTCCGAGCACTTGCAGGCATGGCACCAGCGATGGAGCAGGGACTTACGATCGCGGGTGCGGTCAATTTTGCGCCAGCGTTGGTGATGGCTGCAGGCGGCGGCGGATTCAGCACGCTAGGTCTTTCGGCGCAGAGTGCAGCGGCTGGGGCTGGGCTCGGAATTGTTCCCTCAGCGATTGGCAAAGTGAATGCAGTTGCGAGCCAGCTTGGTACTTCAGGGGGCAATCTGCTGCGCAACATCCTCGCTCGTGGTGAGGCATTCGTTGACACGAGGAACTCAAACAACATTAACGTTCTGCTGCAGCGACCCGATGGAGCTAGTGGATTCGTACGAGCAACTCTTGATCCCACCGGGAGCCGAGTAATTTCGTCGGGGATGATGCGCGCGGATCAGGTTAAGCGGCTTATTGAGTCAGGCAAACTCGTCCCGAAGTAGGAGGCGACCATGGCGGGAAACGCCGCTGATTTGGAGCGAGCGATCGCGATGTACATAGCGCACGAGATCGGGTTTGACGAATTCGAGGTCCTTTTCTCGGAACTGTTTCTGAACCGCGTTCCAGAGGGCGAGCTTAGCAACGCGGACCTAGATCGTTACGGAGACGTTAACGAGAAGCTCATGTGGACATCGCTGGCGCCAAGTGCGGAGGAGCGCGACCCGGGGTGGATCGACAGGGAACAGTTTCGCAAATGGCTGACCTGCGCTGGTGACACTGCGTAAAGCGCTTTGGCTCTAGGAGAGCGCCACCGAAGTCGACGATGTGCTCGATTAGCCTAACCCCTTAGCTTCTGCTGCCGGGCGCAGCCCGGGCAGCTGCAAGCATCGGTTAGGCCTGTACGGGAGACGGAAGCCCGGTCCTGGTGGCCGAGCTTCTTGCACAATCGGTGAACGCCGTAACTGGGCTGGTCGCGCGGCCTAGCGGGCCGCGCGGTCTGCCTTCTGGGCGTGTCAGCTGGTCTTTCGGGTGCGCGTGCGCGCCGGGGTGGTGCGGCGGTGGGTCTCGACTATGGCGTCGCTGAGCTCGAGGATGGCGCGCTGATCGGGGGCCGGGAAGCCCTTCCATCTCCTGGAGGCGCTTAGGCGGGCGGTCTTTGGGGGAGCGGCGCGCGCGGCGCGGCTCCGCACAGCGTGTTGGTGGAGACCCTGAGGACGCCGGCCGGCTCGACGAGGATCGCGCCAGAGGGCTGGGCGCCATCGCACTCGGAGCAGGCGATCATGCGATCGATGAGCTCTTTGAGGGTGCCGTAGTCCGCCGGCCGCACGGCGTCGGCCACCTGATCCTTCGGCGAGGTCGCCCGCGCTTTCGAAGCACGCACGGCGTGTCAGAGGAGGGACGACTCGTGGCTTCTTCGCGCCTCACGCCCGCCGGGCCCCTCTTTGGAGACGAAACCTCGGGCTGTTCGTCGCCGCCTTCGACGCGTCGTCCAACCATGCGGCCTCGGCACCCCCGGCTACCCCCCGCGGCCCAGTGCTGAGCCATTCGGGGGGAGACCTGACGAACGCTGGAGTTGCACGCGACCACTAGCCTGGGTACGCCGAACTGTCTGAACTCGAAGAATCAGGAATAGCTCTCTTGCACGGCTGGCTAGCTGCCCGTATTAGCAATAGCACATGATCACGCTGGCCAGGCAACGCGAATCGGTGCCGCGGCAGGTGACGGGCATTGTGTGCGTGGGTGGCGAGGATGGGGGACGGTGTGGAGAATGCCCAACGGTCGAACGGCTCGACCCGACCGGCACCGAACGTGTCGCCAGACGAACTCAGCGATCGCGCGCTATTCGAGGGAAGTTCGCGCGCGTCGAGAGCCCTCTGGCACGATGTCGCCGAGTTCGCGTGGACGCCTTATCCGGTGCTTCTCAGCGGAGAAACCGGCACCGGCAAGTCGATGCTGGCTCGCGAAATTCACCGTCGATCGCGCCGCGCTGCAGGGCCGTTTGTTGCGCTACCGCTGCCCGGAATCCCCGAGGAATTGCGGCACGTGGAGCTCTGTGGCTGCGCGAGGGGGGCCTTCACAGGCGCAACTCACGATCGACCCGGGGCGCTCGAACTCGCGTCGGGCGGTACGCTCTTCCTCGACGAACTCGGCCATGCATCGGCTAAGCTGCAACAGTCACTGCTGACGGTCCTCGAGAGCGAACGGGTGCAGCGACTCGGTGAGTCACGGCCACGTCGCGTCAGCGTTCGCTACGTCTTCGCCACGTCCAGTGACTTGTTGGCACAGGTGCAGCGCGGCGCCTTCCTGAGCGAACTCTACTTCAGAGTCCAGGGATTCCGCATTTGTCTGCCGCCCCTTCGTGATCGACGTGAGGACATCCTCCCCCTCGCAGAGCGCTTCGTGGTCAACGCGCTCCGAGAACTGGAAAAGCCACCCCGCTTCCTGATCTCACCCTCACTCGCCGAATACATGAGGATGGCCCCGTGGCCGGGCAACATCCGCGAGTTGAAGTCGGTGTGTCAGTACCTGGCGGTGCGCGCGCGGCCAGACGTGACACTCGATTGCTCGCACCTCCCTGCGCCCGGCGAGTCGGGCTGTACCTGTGGGGAAGGCCCTGCCGCGCGAGCACTCGAGGTGCTCGCACGCTTCGATGGCAACAAGGCGAAAACGGCGCGAGAGCTGTGCCTGAGCCGTGGCGCGCTCTACCGCCTGCTCGCTCGTGCTGGAGAGCCCGAGAGCGGGCATCCGTGAGCGTGCAGAGAACAGCGGATCCTGGTCACGCGCGAGACGCACGTGCCCAGTCGCGCCCCGCACTCGGGAACGCATTCTCGCACCTGTGACGCATCCGACTGAGCGCGTCTCCTCGGCGCTCGACAATCAGCGCACCGCCGCGCTGGATCGCTCAGATGCGCCGCTCCTTCCCACGGCCAGGAACTCCGCTCCCGCAACGGCGGCACACGGACCCGCCGATGGGCGCGCGACCGCGTAGATCCACCGGCGCTCTACACCGTTGTCCATGACGACGGGTCTGGAGAATCGCCCGCAGTCGAGTACCACACTCCCAAGCGACCGACGCAACATCACTTCATCGTAGGGAGGCACGGCTTCGTTCGAGGCGGTTGTCTGCTGTACTTCAAACGAGGCACCGGTTGATCGCATGACGAAGTCGCTGCGCGCACTCTGCGTCGCTGGTGTGTCCGCGGCGGCTAGCGCCGAATTGGTGACAACCCATGGCATCGCGGCCAGCGACGCAACGCCTCCTGCGAGTGCAATCGAGAGTAACATCCGTTCGCGACGCATGTGAACGCTCTTGGTGTGAGTTGCCATCCGGACTGCAAATCGTGCACCGGCGACTCGAAGCTCTGCATGCCGCGTGTTCACCAGCGGTTACGGCGCACACGTCAGATGGGCGGTGTCGGTCGGCGATGAACGGCGCCGAACGCTCGCGCACGTAGGCGAACGCCAGGGTGGCCCCGCCCCATCCGCAAACAGAGGAGACTGCTCGAGCCTCCACTGGACCGGACACCAGATGCTGCAACCCGCCATGTCGCTTCCGCGCGAACCGTTGGCGTGAAGCGCACAACGCATACAGATCGCGCACGTGCTTCGCCGAGACACATGTGTCCGGACAGAGCTGTCGCGGAAGACACGGCGCGCTCGCACTCATCGAGCAACAACGCGATGGCGGTGAAGGAGTTGCCTCCAGGAGCAGCGGCGGGCA encodes the following:
- a CDS encoding xanthine dehydrogenase family protein molybdopterin-binding subunit, with protein sequence MVVEVEVLPDGTVLVPKTTVAVDAGYVANPDRARSQMEGALIMAMSNTLYSEISFAEGKVVQSNFRDYQVTRMRAAPRVVDVHLVESEGLPGGIGEPGVPPAGGALANAIFAATGVRVRELPVGKQLAGWQNKATNEEA
- the tsaA gene encoding tRNA (N6-threonylcarbamoyladenosine(37)-N6)-methyltransferase TrmO, yielding MITFDPIGVVRSPFATIDQVPKGLGAKHSTEGALVLRPELEAGLTDIEGFSHLYVIWVFDRIQGYELMSRARADGKPHGVFATRMPLRPNPIGLTVVELLGRDGATLRVRGVDMLDGSPILDIKPYQSSIPVEQLRRGWLADAEAAKARESQTIEARGGT
- a CDS encoding RHS repeat-associated core domain-containing protein encodes the protein MAQAAPVAAIDVANSGYPIERSACLSVNLGANAATDCGDLRVTHPLSSVRAFDTEVTPTLLYNSQFAHPRLSVPVTITQLATTTQPDSVELRLCRAPYNAPPAAWTCVTSAWRGTDWPAGTTAARRVTITADAINDTTGVYSYYVKPANWYGLTRVPRPDSIVGGYHHVNRSNSPYGAGWWLVGLDRVKKYYQSGGTTALLWVGGDGSTRTFTVGQAMYYDRLDSITYDAAQQAYVRRLPEGRRTEFDLQGRHIRTINRFGRVTVLSYVTTADSAGVATMTLPSPTGMSFGFSYTNGRLAVVTPPALGSTGMQIRKDTIVNTAGNVVRVRNASDSSVQFAYYGGTTTQYVLRERKSRRAVAQTFTFDAAFKARSASVAPGFGSGVITTTVVAGESRGLPQSGSPAAVDTARAYTWVDGPRAVADTSALFQGRFGEVRRMVDPIGAVTQVRAEAYFDGWQFGWKPTRVRRPGGHVVFYEWDDRGNVLRVIDSTGVNAGVRDTTQYVYETSFDQLTHVIPPLKDTVRFGVSAVNGRRDWQQDQRGITSRVNYIYSSSYPEELVTLILPAINGTSAYYNYGYHATTRNNVSEQTPKGNVTTRSQDAIGRDTLIVSPIDSLPSSTRRLRERIVHTIRGDITLRATFWTNGASPSESLSVHTYYDPDGQIDSVSRRGYPDSAGVGTMTTRWGRDSVGRAIFEQSPDGRRDSVRFDEAGNAVKRFSRRWASNNTGVAPESLAYDVRNKLSWRVIPGVTYPARAQGIGYNPGPPYPAYVIARDSLFYTYTPDGDLATATNRYARVRRGYSVAGRLLADTLEIADVAVTTFAQHLYATQHRYDRNGRRIVLKVPSQLTTNGQDSIRYGYAFWGSLLTQVVDPQGNSYTYTYNVRNEPTSLYSPTSAMQHEWRYDDDGRLVLDSVRVTSGAFPYFPFAIARRSALRYDGRDKLLRLAGGVGSKDTSATTYSGLGYLIADSLVQRGIGYTTGDSARYRSITRYRYDGLGNIIRRTYADTLKFWVQGQPYVRAPVYDSSFVTYRPGVGRDTLDFRPSQGPTKIVYDSSGNVVYTARTAGYASQAQEDRASFYDAAGRLVAADRRYMSNDGSSFNRSVLEEYRHDALGRRVWVRGQRACSVGGGPIPPAECLASYIRRTTWDGAQELAEIQAPGGATDNAFFEQDVGAFTLPYLQNQDRNPFYGRVLYTHGAALDQPLAVARYGYVDLPVGGTPTPWPDFVVEVSWDPRGRASFGSYGGLAYKQLSSGGTKCVWTPATSAQRCVQWDWPGARAAYNPQQGVVRSSWMGTLLEEKQDGAGTLYRRNRQYDPTRGRFAQEDPIGLAGGLNLYGYANGDPVNFSDPFGLCPERDPNCKEFTGADARAVFRALAGMAPAMEQGLTIAGAVNFAPALVMAAGGGGFSTLGLSAQSAAAGAGLGIVPSAIGKVNAVASQLGTSGGNLLRNILARGEAFVDTRNSNNINVLLQRPDGASGFVRATLDPTGSRVISSGMMRADQVKRLIESGKLVPK
- a CDS encoding sigma-54-dependent Fis family transcriptional regulator, which produces MSPDELSDRALFEGSSRASRALWHDVAEFAWTPYPVLLSGETGTGKSMLAREIHRRSRRAAGPFVALPLPGIPEELRHVELCGCARGAFTGATHDRPGALELASGGTLFLDELGHASAKLQQSLLTVLESERVQRLGESRPRRVSVRYVFATSSDLLAQVQRGAFLSELYFRVQGFRICLPPLRDRREDILPLAERFVVNALRELEKPPRFLISPSLAEYMRMAPWPGNIRELKSVCQYLAVRARPDVTLDCSHLPAPGESGCTCGEGPAARALEVLARFDGNKAKTARELCLSRGALYRLLARAGEPESGHP